From a single Georhizobium profundi genomic region:
- the cysQ gene encoding 3'(2'),5'-bisphosphate nucleotidase CysQ, translating into MGETTEIDHAAVLAIMREAAQAAGTVLVSIFAQGYEIRSKSDGSPVTEADTAAELLILADLRAHFPQIPIVAEEAAAAGVLPTDLGQRFFLVDPLDGTREFVSGRAEFTVNIALIEHGCPTVGVVVAPALGQTYYGSDAGAYHVDDKAERTTQLRATSTRDDPVAVASRSHRDPDTNAYLARRDITNCVSIGSSLKFCLLAEGKADIYPRFSRTMEWDTAAGDAVLRAAGGRTTLADEVTPLTYGKRPERCEDDPQGFTAPFANPPFIAFGRGR; encoded by the coding sequence ATGGGTGAGACGACGGAAATCGATCACGCGGCGGTGCTTGCCATCATGCGAGAGGCTGCGCAGGCGGCAGGTACGGTTCTGGTCAGCATCTTTGCGCAGGGCTACGAAATCCGCAGCAAATCCGATGGCTCGCCCGTGACCGAGGCCGATACGGCTGCAGAATTGCTGATCCTGGCGGACCTGCGCGCGCATTTTCCCCAGATCCCGATTGTCGCCGAAGAGGCCGCGGCTGCAGGCGTTCTGCCGACGGACCTCGGGCAACGGTTCTTTCTCGTCGATCCTTTGGACGGCACGCGAGAATTCGTGTCCGGTCGCGCGGAATTCACCGTCAACATCGCCCTGATCGAACATGGTTGTCCCACGGTGGGCGTGGTCGTCGCGCCGGCTCTTGGGCAGACCTATTACGGCTCCGACGCAGGCGCCTATCATGTAGATGACAAAGCCGAGCGGACGACGCAGCTGAGGGCGACGTCAACCCGCGACGATCCTGTCGCGGTGGCGAGCCGGTCGCATCGCGATCCGGACACCAACGCCTATCTCGCCCGTCGCGATATCACGAACTGCGTCAGCATCGGCTCGTCACTAAAGTTCTGCCTGCTTGCGGAAGGCAAGGCCGATATCTACCCGCGGTTTTCCCGCACCATGGAATGGGACACGGCGGCCGGCGATGCCGTGCTGCGTGCGGCCGGTGGACGGACAACGCTTGCCGATGAAGTCACGCCCCTTACCTATGGCAAGCGCCCCGAACGATGCGAGGACGACCCGCAAGGCTTCACGGCCCCCTTCGCCAACCCGCCCTTCATCGCGTTTGGCCGAGGACGTTAG
- a CDS encoding MarR family winged helix-turn-helix transcriptional regulator: MMALYEMPGHLIRRMNQISVATFLQEAQTAGFDLTPVQFAAIYAIARNEGIDQATLSSLIAYDRVTIGGVVDRLLTKALIRREVSEKDRRARELYLTEKGRDLLEAMMPAVQKVQERMLEGLSAEERASLVALLKKATAGASAVPSGGQNEGE, encoded by the coding sequence ATGATGGCTCTTTACGAAATGCCGGGTCACCTGATCCGGCGCATGAACCAGATTTCCGTCGCGACTTTCCTGCAGGAAGCACAGACGGCCGGCTTCGACCTGACGCCGGTTCAGTTCGCGGCGATCTATGCGATCGCCCGGAACGAAGGCATCGACCAGGCGACGCTGTCGAGCCTGATCGCCTATGATCGCGTTACGATCGGCGGGGTAGTCGACCGGCTGCTGACAAAGGCCCTGATCAGGCGCGAAGTCAGCGAAAAGGACCGGCGGGCGCGCGAACTTTACCTGACCGAAAAAGGTCGAGACCTTCTGGAGGCGATGATGCCTGCGGTCCAGAAGGTCCAGGAGCGGATGTTGGAAGGGCTGAGCGCGGAGGAGCGCGCAAGCCTTGTCGCCCTGCTGAAAAAGGCGACGGCCGGCGCGAGTGCGGTTCCGTCCGGCGGGCAGAATGAGGGGGAGTGA